Proteins from a single region of Gossypium arboreum isolate Shixiya-1 chromosome 1, ASM2569848v2, whole genome shotgun sequence:
- the LOC108483062 gene encoding cyclin-T1-4 isoform X1, whose translation MSFTRNCRMQGSVFQDDYWYPFNRNNYNNYSSDNYRSGNWSSDPTRIFNHAQEFLGQFGEHNRGYHHAQPTCTPSLKRRKFSAATWADSGRNYQPYSLHCPTAPLEPSNFIPPMRSTAEASTSVSNKRDRSQLEDDESVFMTRDDIERYSPSRRDGIDALRETHLRYSYCAFIQNLGLQLELPQTTIGTAMVLCHRFFVRRSHACHDRFLIATAALFLAAKSEETPRPLNNVLRTSCEIFHKQDITFLSYLLPVDWFEQYRERVIEAEQMILTTLNFELNVQHPYAPLTSILNKIGLSQTALVNLALNLVSEGLRSSLWLQFKPHHIAAGAAYLAAKFLNFDLASYHDIWLEFQTTPAILQDVSQQLMELF comes from the exons ATGTCTTTTACACGGAATTGTCGCATGCAAGGAAGCGTTTTTCAGGATGATTACTGGTACCCTTTCAATAGGAATAACTACAATAATTACAGTTCTGATAACTACAGGAGCGGCAACTGGAGTAGTGACCCTACCAGGATATTTAACCATGCTCAAGAATTCTTGGGGCAGTTTGGGGAGCATAATAGAGGTTATCATCATGCACAACCAACTTGTACTCCTTCTTTGAAAAGGAGAAAGTTCTCTGCTGCTACTTGGGCAGATAGTGGTAGAAACTATCAGCCATATAGCCTGCATTGCCCTACAGCTCCATTGGAACCCAGCAATTTCATTCCTCCTATGAGATCAACTGCTGAAGCCTCTACATCTGTCAGCAATAAACGTGATAGGTCACAATTGGAGGATGATGAATCTGTCTTTATGACAAGGGATGATATTGAGAGATATTCACCTTCAAGAAGAGATGGTATTGATGCACTTCGCGAGACACATTTGCGTTATTCTTATTGTGCCTTCATTCAGAACCTCGGGTTGCAGCTTGAGTT GCCACAAACTACCATTGGCACTGCCATGGTACTGTGCCATCGGTTTTTTGTTCGAAGATCACATGCTTGCCATGATAGATTT TTGATTGCTACTGCTGCTCTTTTCCTTGCTGCAAAGTCGGAGGAGACGCCTCGCCCTTTGAACAATGTGTTGAGAACTTCTTGTGAAATATTCCATAAACAGGATATTACATTCTTATCCTACCTGCTCCCTGTT GATTGGTTTGAGCAGTATCGTGAACGTGTGATTGAGGCAGAGCAAATGATCCTGACTACCTTAAATTTTGAACTTAATGTGCAACATCCATATGCTCCACTTACATCCATTCTAAACAAAATAGGCCTTTCACAAACAGCCTTGGTGAACCTGGCATTAAACTTGGTCAGTGAAGG GCTTAGGAGCTCATTGTGGCTTCAATTTAAGCCCCACCATATTGCTGCCGGAGCTGCTTATCTCGCAGCCAAGTTTCTAAATTTCGATCTTGCTTCTTACCATGATATCTGGCTAGAATTTCAAACAACTCCAGCTATTCTCCAAG ATGTTTCACAGCAGTTGATGGAGCTGTTCTAA
- the LOC108482557 gene encoding long chain acyl-CoA synthetase 6, peroxisomal-like isoform X1: MDSITAERRLNAIHGHLVPVVVVGAGYHSNDLRSNPTAGEFLCEKGYSVVLPEKLQTGKWNVYRSACSPFKLVTRFPDHPYIGTLHDNSIHAVDTFRDYKYLGTRIRVDGTIGEYKWMTYGEAGTARAAIGSGLLFHGIPKGSCVGFYFINRPEWLIVDHACSAYSLVSVPLYDTLGPDAVKYIVNHADVKAIFSVPQTLNSLRGFFNEIPSVQLIVVVGGMDNELPSLPPSTEIQIVTYAKLLSEGRGNPQPFSPPNPNDVATICYTSGTTGTPKGVVLTHGNLIANAAGCSIATKFYPSDIYISYLPLAHIYERGYQVLLAYFGVAVGFYQGDNMELMNDLVALRPTIFCSVPRLYNRIYAGILSAVKSSGPLKERLFNAAYNSKRQAIMNGNNPSPLWDKLVFNKIKAKLGGRVRFFSSGASPLSPDILDFLKICFGGRVLEGYGMTESSCVISMMDEGDNLSGHVGSPNPACEIKLVDVPEMNYTSDDEPHPRGEICVRGPIIFQGYYKDEAHTKEVLDEDGWLHTGDIGLWLPGGRLKIIDRKKNIFKLAQGEYISPEKIENVYAKCRFISQCFIYGDSLNSSLVAIVSVDQDVLKTWAATEGIKYKDLEQLCNDRTARAAVLSDMDAIGREAQLRGFEFAKAVTLELEPFTMENGLLTPTSKIKRHQAKEYFAKAISNLYAKLTTSDTST, encoded by the exons ATGGATTCCATCACTGCTGAACGTCGACTTAACGCCATTCACGGTCACCTTGTCCCCGTCGTCGTCGTCGGCGCCGGTTATCATTCCAACGACCTCCGTTCTAATCCAACCGCCGGCGAATTCCTCTGTG AGAAGGGTTATAGTGTCGTGCTGCCAGAGAAACTGCAGACAGGAAAATGGAATGTATACAG ATCTGCTTGCTCTCCGTTTAAGCTTGTGACTAGATTTCCTGATCATCCTTATATTGGTACTTTGCATGATAATTCTAT acaTGCAGTTGATACCTTCCGAGATTACAAATATCTTGGTACAAGAATTCGAGTCGATGGTACAATTGGAGA GTACAAGTGGATGACATATGGAGAAGCAGGAACTGCCCGGGCGGCCATTGGTTCTGGCCTACTATTTCATGGAATCCCGAAG GGCTCTTGTGTTGGCTTTTATTTCATCAATAGACCAGAGTGGCTCATTGTTGATCATGCTTGCTCTGCATATTCCCTTGTATCAGTTCCTTTGTATGACACTTTAG GTCCAGATGCTGTTAAGTACATTGTTAATCATGCTGATGTGAAAGCTATATTTTCTGTGCCCCAAACACTGAATTCT TTGCGAGGCTTTTTTAATGAGATTCCTTCTGTACAGTTGATTGTG GTGGTTGGAGGAATGGACAATGAATTGCCTTCATTGCCACCTTCAACCGAAATTCAGATTGTGACATATGCAAAATTATTAAGTGAG GGCCGCGGTAACCCCCAACCTTTTTCCCCACCAAACCCAAATGATGTTGCAACCATTTGCTACACTAGTGGTACAACTGGAACACCAAAG GGAGTTGTGCTGACCCATGGAAACTTGATTGCAAATGCTGCTGGATGCAGCATTGCTACAAAATTTTACCCCTCAGACAT ATATATATCATATCTTCCTTTGGCACACATTTATGAACGAGGTTATCAGGTTCTTTTAGCATATTTCGGAGTTGCAGTTGGATTCTACCAGGGG GATAACATGGAATTAATGAATGACCTGGTTGCACTACGACCAACGATATTTTGCAGTGTCCCTAGACTGTATAACAGAATTTACGCCGG TATTCTCAGTGCAGTAAAGTCTTCTGGTCCTCTGAAGGAGAGACTTTTTAATGCCGCCTACAATTCCAAGAGGCAAGCAATAATGAATG GAAATAATCCTTCACCCCTGTGGGACAAATTGGTGTTCAACAAAATAAAGGCCAAACTCGGAGGACGAGTTCGTTTCTTTTCTTCAGGTGCTTCACCCTTGTCTCCTGACATCCTAGACTTCTTGAAGAT CTGCTTTGGTGGTCGAGTATTGGAAGGATATGGAATGACCGAGTCTTCATGTGTTATAAGCATGATGGATGAGGGTGACAATCTTTCTGGCCATGTTGGCTCTCCTAATCCGGCTTGTG AAATAAAGCTTGTGGATGTCCCAGAAATGAACTACACATCTGATGATGAGCCGCATCCTCGTGGAGAAATCTGTGTTAGGGGTCCAATAATTTTTCAAGGATATTACAAAGATGAAGCGCATAC GAAAGAGGTACTTGATGAAGACGGATGGCTTCATACGGGAGATATAGGACTATGGTTACCTGGAGGTCGTCTTAAGATTATTGATAG GAAGAAGAACATTTTTAAGCTGGCTCAGGGAGAGTACATATCTCCAGAAAAAATCGAAAATGTATACGCTAAATGCAGATTTATTTCCCAGTGTTTTATTTACG GTGACAGCCTGAATTCTTCATTGGTAGCTATTGTCTCAGTGGACCAAGATGTTTTGAAAACATGGGCTGCAACTGAAGGCATTAAG TACAAGGATTTAGAACAACTGTGCAATGACCGAACAGCAAGGGCTGCTGTCCTGTCCGATATGGATGCCATTGGAAGAGAAGCTCAG CTTAGAGGCTTCGAATTTGCAAAAGCTGTGACTTTAGAACTTGAACCATTCACTATGGAAAACGGACTGCTTACTCCGACTTCAAAG ATTAAGAGACATCAAGCAAAGGAATACTTCGCCAAAGCAATTTCGAACTTGTATGCGAAGCTCACTACATCAGATACCTCTACTTAG
- the LOC108483062 gene encoding cyclin-T1-4 isoform X2, producing the protein MSFTRNCRMQGSVFQDDYWYPFNRNNYNNYSSDNYRSGNWSSDPTRIFNHAQEFLGQFGEHNRGYHHAQPTCTPSLKRRKFSAATWADSGRNYQPYSLHCPTAPLEPSNFIPPMRSTAEASTSVSNKRDRSQLEDDESVFMTRDDIERYSPSRRDGIDALRETHLRYSYCAFIQNLGLQLELPQTTIGTAMVLCHRFFVRRSHACHDRFLIATAALFLAAKSEETPRPLNNVLRTSCEIFHKQDITFLSYLLPVDWFEQYRERVIEAEQMILTTLNFELNVQHPYAPLTSILNKIGLSQTALVNLALNLVSEGVISGLACTLV; encoded by the exons ATGTCTTTTACACGGAATTGTCGCATGCAAGGAAGCGTTTTTCAGGATGATTACTGGTACCCTTTCAATAGGAATAACTACAATAATTACAGTTCTGATAACTACAGGAGCGGCAACTGGAGTAGTGACCCTACCAGGATATTTAACCATGCTCAAGAATTCTTGGGGCAGTTTGGGGAGCATAATAGAGGTTATCATCATGCACAACCAACTTGTACTCCTTCTTTGAAAAGGAGAAAGTTCTCTGCTGCTACTTGGGCAGATAGTGGTAGAAACTATCAGCCATATAGCCTGCATTGCCCTACAGCTCCATTGGAACCCAGCAATTTCATTCCTCCTATGAGATCAACTGCTGAAGCCTCTACATCTGTCAGCAATAAACGTGATAGGTCACAATTGGAGGATGATGAATCTGTCTTTATGACAAGGGATGATATTGAGAGATATTCACCTTCAAGAAGAGATGGTATTGATGCACTTCGCGAGACACATTTGCGTTATTCTTATTGTGCCTTCATTCAGAACCTCGGGTTGCAGCTTGAGTT GCCACAAACTACCATTGGCACTGCCATGGTACTGTGCCATCGGTTTTTTGTTCGAAGATCACATGCTTGCCATGATAGATTT TTGATTGCTACTGCTGCTCTTTTCCTTGCTGCAAAGTCGGAGGAGACGCCTCGCCCTTTGAACAATGTGTTGAGAACTTCTTGTGAAATATTCCATAAACAGGATATTACATTCTTATCCTACCTGCTCCCTGTT GATTGGTTTGAGCAGTATCGTGAACGTGTGATTGAGGCAGAGCAAATGATCCTGACTACCTTAAATTTTGAACTTAATGTGCAACATCCATATGCTCCACTTACATCCATTCTAAACAAAATAGGCCTTTCACAAACAGCCTTGGTGAACCTGGCATTAAACTTGGTCAGTGAAGG GGTCATTTCAGGGTTAGCGTGCACGCTTGTATGA
- the LOC108482557 gene encoding long chain acyl-CoA synthetase 6, peroxisomal-like isoform X2: protein MDSITAERRLNAIHGHLVPVVVVGAGYHSNDLRSNPTAGEFLSEKGYSVVLPEKLQTGKWNVYRSACSPFKLVTRFPDHPYIGTLHDNSIHAVDTFRDYKYLGTRIRVDGTIGEYKWMTYGEAGTARAAIGSGLLFHGIPKGSCVGFYFINRPEWLIVDHACSAYSLVSVPLYDTLGPDAVKYIVNHADVKAIFSVPQTLNSLRGFFNEIPSVQLIVVVGGMDNELPSLPPSTEIQIVTYAKLLSEGRGNPQPFSPPNPNDVATICYTSGTTGTPKGVVLTHGNLIANAAGCSIATKFYPSDIYISYLPLAHIYERGYQVLLAYFGVAVGFYQGDNMELMNDLVALRPTIFCSVPRLYNRIYAGILSAVKSSGPLKERLFNAAYNSKRQAIMNGNNPSPLWDKLVFNKIKAKLGGRVRFFSSGASPLSPDILDFLKICFGGRVLEGYGMTESSCVISMMDEGDNLSGHVGSPNPACEIKLVDVPEMNYTSDDEPHPRGEICVRGPIIFQGYYKDEAHTKEVLDEDGWLHTGDIGLWLPGGRLKIIDRKKNIFKLAQGEYISPEKIENVYAKCRFISQCFIYGDSLNSSLVAIVSVDQDVLKTWAATEGIKYKDLEQLCNDRTARAAVLSDMDAIGREAQLRGFEFAKAVTLELEPFTMENGLLTPTSKIKRHQAKEYFAKAISNLYAKLTTSDTST from the exons ATGGATTCCATCACTGCTGAACGTCGACTTAACGCCATTCACGGTCACCTTGTCCCCGTCGTCGTCGTCGGCGCCGGTTATCATTCCAACGACCTCCGTTCTAATCCAACCGCCGGCGAATTCCTCT CAGAGAAGGGTTATAGTGTCGTGCTGCCAGAGAAACTGCAGACAGGAAAATGGAATGTATACAG ATCTGCTTGCTCTCCGTTTAAGCTTGTGACTAGATTTCCTGATCATCCTTATATTGGTACTTTGCATGATAATTCTAT acaTGCAGTTGATACCTTCCGAGATTACAAATATCTTGGTACAAGAATTCGAGTCGATGGTACAATTGGAGA GTACAAGTGGATGACATATGGAGAAGCAGGAACTGCCCGGGCGGCCATTGGTTCTGGCCTACTATTTCATGGAATCCCGAAG GGCTCTTGTGTTGGCTTTTATTTCATCAATAGACCAGAGTGGCTCATTGTTGATCATGCTTGCTCTGCATATTCCCTTGTATCAGTTCCTTTGTATGACACTTTAG GTCCAGATGCTGTTAAGTACATTGTTAATCATGCTGATGTGAAAGCTATATTTTCTGTGCCCCAAACACTGAATTCT TTGCGAGGCTTTTTTAATGAGATTCCTTCTGTACAGTTGATTGTG GTGGTTGGAGGAATGGACAATGAATTGCCTTCATTGCCACCTTCAACCGAAATTCAGATTGTGACATATGCAAAATTATTAAGTGAG GGCCGCGGTAACCCCCAACCTTTTTCCCCACCAAACCCAAATGATGTTGCAACCATTTGCTACACTAGTGGTACAACTGGAACACCAAAG GGAGTTGTGCTGACCCATGGAAACTTGATTGCAAATGCTGCTGGATGCAGCATTGCTACAAAATTTTACCCCTCAGACAT ATATATATCATATCTTCCTTTGGCACACATTTATGAACGAGGTTATCAGGTTCTTTTAGCATATTTCGGAGTTGCAGTTGGATTCTACCAGGGG GATAACATGGAATTAATGAATGACCTGGTTGCACTACGACCAACGATATTTTGCAGTGTCCCTAGACTGTATAACAGAATTTACGCCGG TATTCTCAGTGCAGTAAAGTCTTCTGGTCCTCTGAAGGAGAGACTTTTTAATGCCGCCTACAATTCCAAGAGGCAAGCAATAATGAATG GAAATAATCCTTCACCCCTGTGGGACAAATTGGTGTTCAACAAAATAAAGGCCAAACTCGGAGGACGAGTTCGTTTCTTTTCTTCAGGTGCTTCACCCTTGTCTCCTGACATCCTAGACTTCTTGAAGAT CTGCTTTGGTGGTCGAGTATTGGAAGGATATGGAATGACCGAGTCTTCATGTGTTATAAGCATGATGGATGAGGGTGACAATCTTTCTGGCCATGTTGGCTCTCCTAATCCGGCTTGTG AAATAAAGCTTGTGGATGTCCCAGAAATGAACTACACATCTGATGATGAGCCGCATCCTCGTGGAGAAATCTGTGTTAGGGGTCCAATAATTTTTCAAGGATATTACAAAGATGAAGCGCATAC GAAAGAGGTACTTGATGAAGACGGATGGCTTCATACGGGAGATATAGGACTATGGTTACCTGGAGGTCGTCTTAAGATTATTGATAG GAAGAAGAACATTTTTAAGCTGGCTCAGGGAGAGTACATATCTCCAGAAAAAATCGAAAATGTATACGCTAAATGCAGATTTATTTCCCAGTGTTTTATTTACG GTGACAGCCTGAATTCTTCATTGGTAGCTATTGTCTCAGTGGACCAAGATGTTTTGAAAACATGGGCTGCAACTGAAGGCATTAAG TACAAGGATTTAGAACAACTGTGCAATGACCGAACAGCAAGGGCTGCTGTCCTGTCCGATATGGATGCCATTGGAAGAGAAGCTCAG CTTAGAGGCTTCGAATTTGCAAAAGCTGTGACTTTAGAACTTGAACCATTCACTATGGAAAACGGACTGCTTACTCCGACTTCAAAG ATTAAGAGACATCAAGCAAAGGAATACTTCGCCAAAGCAATTTCGAACTTGTATGCGAAGCTCACTACATCAGATACCTCTACTTAG